In Streptomyces seoulensis, the following are encoded in one genomic region:
- a CDS encoding MgtC/SapB family protein, which translates to MHWSASLLWNPGTGQGLRQLAELGLALVLSTVIGLERAFQQKSAGLRTHALVGLGAALFMEVSQHGFDNVLGLSHVDLDPSRVAAQVVSGIGFIGGGLIFVRRDIVRGLTTAATVWLTAAVGMACGGGLWLLAAAVTAAYLLIVRGYPLLTRGIPAISTVEETDLRLSYLPRRGVLPRVLERCTAAGFLVVNVRIDRTERDAGGEAGPATGNTMVDLSIEGTGDVYRLMAELAELDGVVSLSGPETEGTD; encoded by the coding sequence GTGCACTGGAGTGCGTCGCTGCTGTGGAACCCGGGCACCGGCCAGGGCCTGCGTCAGCTGGCCGAACTCGGCCTGGCCCTGGTGCTGTCGACGGTGATCGGTCTGGAGCGGGCGTTCCAGCAGAAGAGCGCCGGTCTGCGCACCCACGCGCTGGTGGGGCTGGGGGCGGCGCTCTTCATGGAGGTCTCCCAGCACGGCTTCGACAACGTGCTCGGTCTGTCCCACGTCGACCTGGACCCCTCCCGGGTGGCGGCGCAGGTCGTCTCGGGCATCGGCTTCATCGGCGGCGGGCTGATCTTCGTACGGCGGGACATCGTGCGCGGACTGACCACGGCCGCGACGGTCTGGCTGACGGCGGCCGTCGGCATGGCGTGCGGGGGCGGGCTCTGGCTGCTGGCCGCGGCCGTCACCGCGGCCTACCTCCTCATCGTGCGCGGCTACCCCCTGCTCACCCGCGGCATTCCGGCGATCTCCACCGTCGAGGAGACCGATCTGCGCCTGTCCTACCTGCCCCGGCGCGGTGTTCTCCCGCGCGTCCTCGAACGCTGCACCGCCGCGGGCTTCCTCGTGGTGAACGTCCGGATCGACCGCACGGAGCGGGACGCCGGCGGCGAGGCCGGCCCCGCGACCGGCAACACCATGGTGGACCTGTCCATCGAAGGCACCGGCGACGTGTACCGGCTCATGGCGGAGCTGGCCGAACTCGACGGCGTCGTCAGTCTGTCGGGCCCCGAGACCGAGGGCACCGACTGA
- a CDS encoding alpha/beta fold hydrolase: MTHNDNPSATTSAWTGMVPVDDTALAVTDTGGPGIPVLYLNGQFATQGYWRRVIAELGPQWRHITYDERARGRSRRSADYSFEAAVRDVDAVLAARGVDRALVVGWSYGAVVGAHWAGRNPDRALGAVLVDGAFPYDWLDEAMEQRIRKLFRRLGWFLPLLRPTGLAPRMTAAQQAESNIELGRLSRERELGPVLDGITVPVRYVVASGTSFGSRGDEQERIRAGLDAVTARNPRIRIGAKVDSNHGALLKKDFRAIAEAVREVAATSAEGR, translated from the coding sequence ATGACGCACAACGACAATCCGTCCGCCACCACTTCGGCATGGACCGGCATGGTGCCGGTCGACGACACCGCCCTGGCCGTCACCGACACCGGCGGCCCCGGCATCCCGGTGCTCTATCTCAACGGCCAGTTCGCCACGCAGGGTTACTGGCGACGGGTCATCGCCGAACTCGGCCCGCAGTGGCGGCACATCACCTACGACGAGCGGGCCCGCGGCAGATCGAGGCGTTCGGCCGACTACTCCTTCGAGGCGGCCGTCCGGGACGTCGACGCCGTGCTCGCGGCCAGGGGGGTGGACCGGGCGCTGGTGGTGGGCTGGTCCTACGGGGCGGTCGTCGGGGCCCACTGGGCCGGCCGCAACCCGGACCGCGCCCTGGGCGCGGTCCTGGTCGACGGCGCCTTCCCCTACGACTGGCTCGACGAGGCCATGGAGCAGCGCATCCGCAAGCTGTTCCGCCGGCTGGGCTGGTTCCTGCCGCTGCTGCGCCCGACCGGCCTGGCCCCGCGCATGACGGCCGCTCAGCAGGCGGAGAGCAACATCGAGCTGGGCAGACTGTCCCGCGAGCGCGAGCTGGGCCCGGTGCTGGACGGCATCACCGTCCCGGTGCGGTACGTGGTCGCTTCGGGGACCTCGTTCGGCAGCCGCGGTGACGAGCAGGAACGCATCCGCGCCGGTCTCGACGCGGTGACCGCGCGCAACCCGCGCATCCGGATCGGCGCGAAGGTCGACAGCAACCACGGCGCGCTCCTCAAGAAGGACTTCCGGGCCATCGCCGAGGCCGTACGGGAGGTCGCCGCCACCTCGGCCGAAGGGCGCTGA